CGCTTGTTCATCATCAATATTATCTAATACATCACAAATCCAGTTGGCTAATTCACGAGATTCTTCTTCTTTAAAACCTCGACGAGTTATGGCTGGTGTACCAATTCGAACGCCAGATGTCACAAATGGACTTTGTGGATCATTAGGTACGCTATTTTTATTGACGGTGATATTAGCACTACCTAAAGCGGCATCAGCCTCTTTACCGGTTATCTTTTTATCAACCAAATCAATTAAGAATAAGTGATTTTTTGTTTCGCCAGACACGACTTTGTAGCCACGTTTGATAATTACATCAACCATCGCCTGAGCATTTTTAACAACTTGTTTTTGATATTCTTGATATGCTGGTTCCATCGCCTCTTTTAATGCAACTGCTTTGGCAGCAATGACATGAATTAATGGACCACCCTGTGCGCCTGGGAATACAGCTGAGTTTAATTTTTTATAAAGTTCTTCACTGCCACCTTTGGCCAAAATAAGTCCACCACGAGGTCCGCCAAGCGTTTTGTGCGTTGTGGTTGTCACTACATGCGCAAATGGGACAGGATTTGGATAAACCCCTGCTGCGACTAAGCCGGCCACGTGTGCCATATCCACAAATAAGAAAGCGCCTACACTATCAGCAATCTCACGCATACGCTTCCAATCAATCACGCCAGAATAAGCTGAAAAACCACCTATGATCATTTTTGGTTTTGACTCTAAGGCCGTTTTCGCCAATTGGTCATAATCAATATGTCCAGTTTCGTCAACGCCATAAGCAACCACATTATAGAGTTTACCGGAAAAACTAACTGGTGAACCATGAGTTAAATGACCACCTTGCGATAAATTCATACCTAACACAGTATCGCCCGGTTTTAACAATGCCATATAAACAGCAAAATTCGCTTGTGATCCTGAATGTGGTTGTACATTGGCATAATCTGCACCAAATAACGCTTTGGCTCGTTCAATCGCTAATTGCTCAACAATATCAACATATTCACAACCGCCATAATAACGCTTACCTGGATAGCCTTCAGCATATTTGTTAGTTAATTGAGTACCCTGTGCCTGCATCACTCTTGGACTGGTATAGTTTTCGGAGGCAATTAATTCGAGATGATCTTCTTGACGTTGCTCTTCACCCTTAATGGCGTCCCATAATTCCTTATCATAATCGGCAATAGTCATTTCTTTACTAAACATATTGACTCCTTGTTTTTGGATTACATTGACTTTTTGACTTAATTATTGTTTTCAAGTATGGAAAACAGCATAACGAATATCCTTACTTAATCAGCCAACGATTTCAATCCTTTTTTTGAATTATAAAAAATATTTATAGTAAAGCAGAAGATCGCAATTATTGTTTTTTAGCCAGTTAATAAAAAATCAAACAACTTGTAAAAGTATCAGGACTAGACAAAAAAACGCTTTTTTTTTAATTAAATTTTTTGAATAATATTGGAAATTTGTCTTACCGAGTCTATTAACGCTATGAAAACGATTTGCCGCATAATAAGTTTTATTATTTGTATTTTATTCAGTCAGATAGCTACTGCCTCTTTCCAAAATCTCTGTTTGCTAACCGGGACATTATTAGAAGATCCACAACACGGTATTTTTTCTATTGGCGAAGGCGAACAGGAACATGAAAAAAGTATATTTGATATCAAGGTGTTAATTACCAAATCGGAAAAGAGGGGGCGCGCAGATCATGGTTGTTTTTTACCCAATGATAAACCTTACGAGTTAGAAGTAGGATTAGAAAAAGCCTTTCAATTACGCAATTATAAAAAAGGTGATCAGGTCGAATTAATACAATATGAAAGAGATATCCAAGATTGGAAAGATGATAGTAAGGTAGAAACTGAAACATCTTATTTTCTAGGTACAGAAAAATAAAAAGATTAGATTACTCGTATAATTTTCTCAGTATTAAGCTTTGAAAATATTGCGATTCTAAAAATCATCAATAAAACTTATTACGGCATAATGTGTTACACCATAGTGTTCGTTTCAAAACATCTTAAAGAAAAGCCGACTAAAGTTACGTTAATTGTATATAAAAATTTATCATCGGTTGAATTTAACTCATTCGCTTCGTAAAATAGGCAAAATTTTATTTTTGGCTGATTATGCAACTTCATTTAGTGGTCAATACGTTTGGTGCTGACCTGCAACGCCGTTATGGCGAAAAAATCTATAAACTCACCTTACATGGCGGTTTTAGCTGTCCTAATCGGGACGGAACTATCGGTGTAGGCGGTTGCACCTTTTGTAATGTCGCATCGATTATCGATGAGTCGATTCAAGTCAAAACCATTTCACAGCAACTTGCCCAACAGGCGCATCAGATGAAAAAATCTAAGCGCTATCTTGCTTATTTTCAGGCTTATACCAGTACTTATGCCGAAGTCGAAATACTCAAAAATATGTATGAAGAAGCACTTAATAATGCCGATATTGTTGGACTTTGTGTTGGTACTCGCCCTGATTGTGTGCCGGATGAAGCGCTGGATTTACTTGCCAGTTATCATGCCAAAGGCTTTGAAGTTTGGCTGGAGCTTGGCTTACAAACCGCTCATGATAAAACCTTACACAGTATTAATCGTGGACATACGTTCGATGTTTATCACCAAACCGTTCAAAAGGCGCGTAGACTTGGTATAAAAGTTTGTACTCACTTAATTATTGGTCTACCTAAAGAAACTAAGCAAGATAATTTAATTACGCTAGATTGTGTTTTAAATAGCGGTGTTGATGGTTTAAAACTACATCCACTACATATTGTAGAAGGTAGTATTATGGCTAAAGCATGGCGTGCAGGTCGGCTTGATGTATTGTCCTTAGAGCAGTATGTCGATATTGCTGGTGATATTATTCGGCAAACCCCTGCCAATATTTTATACCACCGTATCTCCGCCAATGCCCGCAAACCCACCCTACTTGCCCCTGATTGGTGCGAAAACCATTGGCAATCGATGAATGCGGTTGATAATAATTTACGCCAATTTGGTGCGCAAGGTAGTGCAATTAATGACACTTATCACTTTGAGTTATAATATTGCTATAGCCTAACTTTGCTATCAATCATTTAGTTGCAACTTGCTATAAATTAATTACCTAAAAAGTGTAGATAAAACAGGATTCAATCATAGTAGATAAGGATTGACTTTGATAAGTGTTAAAACCATTCAAAGTCAATCGATGTCTGAATCAAAAAATCAAGTTAACCTTTTGTTGAAGTAACTATTTATTGATTGTCTCTATTTTTGTCGCTCTTTATCCACTTTTTAAAAACATTGACAGGTAATTTTGTTATAGCAAACCCACACAACATAATGATTGTACAAATGATGAAGTTAGTTGAAATGATTTTATGCTCATAAATCGATGAAAAAAAATAGCAACGACCGGGAAAATAATAAAAATAAATGACAATACTACCGGGCTCATTCGTTTTAATAAAAAGAAATAAGCAATAAAGCCAAATACGGATGCAAAAATACCGAGATAAATTAATGCTAACCAGCTATTTAACGAGATAGTTTGAAAATTCTTTTCTTCAAAAGTAAAACTCAACAAACAAAGTGCGATACCCGCAACGCCTATCGGTAGAGTATTGAAGGTAAATACATTTATACCTTCGCCAGCTTTTTTGGAGTAAACATATAAAAAACCATGCATCAATGCCGCTAACAGTATTGATATTACGCCCCAAAAATCGCTATAGGAAAGAATAAAACCTTCAGAGATTAAAATGTACATCAAACATAAAAATCCCACTGTAATACCTATTACCTGATTTATATATATTTTATCTTTTAAGATTATCTTAGCGAAAATAATTGAAAAAATCGGCATAGTGCTAAATAACAATGAGGTTAAACCTGACGATACATATTGTTCACCAAAACTAATTAAATAATAAGGAATGGTAAAATAAAATAACGTTAATAGTAGAAAAAAATGGAATGATTTTCGAGGAAACAGTATTGGTGATTTAGCAATAATTGTAATTAATACTAAAAAAGGAAATGCGATAACAAAGCGCAGACCTGCGGCTAACAAAGGGTTAACAGTTTCAACGGCAATTTTTATTCCAATCCATGTCGTTCCCCATGTGAAGCACACAACGAGAAAGAGAAATAAAATAACATATTTGTTATTAAAAAAAATGTCCTTATTCATACTAATCTTCTCTTATCCATTAATAAAAACTAAGTTTGCTAATATAATATAAAATATAGGTTTTTGTAAGCTTATAAAAAATATTGTTAGATTCTCTTCAGAAAAATAGTTTTAGCTATGAATTTACTTTGATATAAAGTGCTTTGAACATGTCTAAAACAATCATTTATTTTTTAGTTCTTTTAATATTGTTAATAAAAAATGAAAAGATAATTATTTGCGATTCTAACCGTTAAAATCGCTTTTAGATTCTATTTAGTTTTTACTATTTCACTCTTAAATACTGGAATTTATAAATAGTCTTAACCATCCTTGTAGGCAAAATCAAGCTTTGCGCATCAATCAAGAGTGAGTATATAATATTCCTTTCTGACTTGAGGCAATCTAGATGCAACTAGCTTTTTGTATTTATAAATATTTCCCTTTTGGCGGGTTACAACGTGATTTCTTGCAAATTGCTACCGCTTGCCAAGCTCGTGGACATCAGATCCGTGTTTATGTATTGGACTGGCAAGGTGATAAACCAGCTGGGATTGATATTATTATCGTGCCCCAAAAAGGATTCTCTAACCATAGCCGAAATCAAGCCTATTATCATTGGGTGAAGGCTCACATACAAGCTAATCCAGTAAACTGTGTGGTGGGTTTTAATAAAATGCCTGATTTGGATGTCTATTTTGCTGGAGATACTTGTTTTGCTGAAAAAGTCGCTCATAAAGGCTTTTTTTATAGATTATCGAAACGTTGCAAGCACTATTTAGCATTTGAAAATTCAGTATTTTCGCGAAGTTCACAAACTAAAATCATGGTGCTAACTAAGCAACAAATTCAAGATTTTAAGAATCACTATCATACCCAAGATGAGCGATTTTTTTTATTACCCCCAGGGATTGCTTTAGATCGAAAATATTGTGCTGATAGCCCCAAAAAACGTGAACAATTTCGACAAGCTAATCAAATTAGCTTAGATGATTTTGTAATTGTGCAAATTGGGTCAGATTTTAAACGTAAGGGGGTTGACCGTTCTTTGAGAGCTATTGCAGCTTTACCCGATGCGCTTAGGCAGAAAGTTAGCTATCTGGTCGTAGGACAGGATAATCCTGAACCTTATCAGAAGTTAGCCGATGACTTAGGCATTAGTAAACAAGTGCGTTTTTTCTCCGGTCGTAATGATATTCCTGATTTTCTATTTTCAGCCGATCTCTTGTTGCATCCGGCAAGGCAAGAAGCCGCAGGCATGGTATTGATTGAAGCTTTAGCGGCTGGGGTACCGGTGATTGTGTCGGATATTTCTGGGTATGCTTATCATATCAGCCAAGCTAATGCCGGCATTGTGCTGCCAGAACCTTATGATCAAAGCACATTGAATCAAGCGTTAGAACGGTCTATTAGTGATAAGGAGCAATGGGGTAATTGGCATAATCATGCGATTGCTTATGGTGATAGTGAAGATTTATATCATCTAGCACAACGCGCAGCAGACATTATTTTAGGATGTCGTTATGAATGAAATCAAACTAAAATCACCCTTTAAAGAGTTATGGTTAGGTAAAGACCCATTCACTGAAGTTGAATTAATTTCAGGTAAAGTTTATCGTGCGGTTAAACAAAGAAAAACCCTTAATTTTGAGTTGGATGGTGAATCTTATTTTATTAAAATTCATCGTGGCAGCACGGTTAAAGAGATTGTAAAAAACCTTATTTCTTTACGTTTGCCAGTTCTAGATGCTAAACAAGAGTGGGATGCAATTCATCGTTTAGAGCAAGTTGGTGTTAATACGATGGATGGGCGCGCTTTTGGGCGCAAGGGATTAAATCCGCTTACTCGGCATTCGTTTATTATTACTAAAGATCTTAATCCAACCATTAGTTTAGAGGATTTTACTCGACCATGGTTAGACAATCCACCTAGCTATCATTTAAAACGTTCGTTAACTATTTATTTAGCTAATATGACCGCTAAAATGCACGGCGCGGGTGTGAATCACCGTGATTGTTATTTGTGTCATTTTTTGTTGGATTTACCGTTATATGAAAATAGTGAAGAAATAAAACTTTCTGTAATTGATCTTCATCGAGCACAAACACGTGATAAAGTCCCGACGCGTTGGCGTGATAAAGATTTAATTGGACTTTACTTTTCATCAATTAATATTGGGCTAACTCAGCGAGATATTTGGCGTTTTTTAAGAACCTATTTTAATAAACCCATTAAAGCCATTGTACGTGATGAGCATAAGTTAATTGATAGTGCTAAGCGTAAAGCTGAGCGCATTGCGAAACGAACTGAAAAGTACCAACTTTAACCATAAGGATATGTCATGTTTATTGAACAAATTGATATCAAAGGGTTTAGAGGAATTAAGCAACTTTCGTTAAAACTTAACGCTAAATCAAGCGTTCTAATTGGTGAAAATCAATGGGGGAAATCCAGTTTACTTAGTGCGTTAAAGTTGCTAACTCTAGATAATAAGTTTTATCAGTTTGTCGATTCAGATTTCTATTATGATAATGATGATGGTAATCATATCTCAATAAATGTTGTCTATTGTGAATCCTATCCAAATCAATTAAATGAACAAGCTTATCAACCTTTGCAAGCCGTTAGCTATAGCTCGCAGTTAGATAATTTATATCGAATTACTTACCAAATGAGTGCTCAAAAAAGTGTTGATAGTATTATCACTGAGCATCATTTGTTAAATGAGCACGGACAGTTGTTAAAATTAGATGATTCTAAGTTATTAATTGCTATTTTAATTAATTTGAATCCAGTGATGCCGCTTAAAAATTCGATTAATGCTAAAGATTTACCTGTTACTAATCAACCTTTATCACAACACTTTATTGACCAGCTTTCCGAACAGTTAAAAGCCCATTCAGAGCAATTGAGCCAAGCTGAACTTAATCGAGGATTACAAGCTGCTCGTTCATTATTAGAATACTATTTTGTTGATTATCAACAACGTTCTAATTATAAAAAAATGGCGCAGAAAAATAGTCCAAAAGTAGAAGATTGGAATTCTCTTGAGCGCATCAATAATATTTTGGATGATTTGAATAATGATTATTTACGTACTGCCCTTTTAGGTATATTTGGTTCTATTGTTAATGCTAAGGGTGATAATCCACTATCACACAGCTCTGTGCCTATTTTAATTTTGGAAGAGCCAGAAAGTCAGCTACACCCAATTATTTTATCGGTTGGCTTTCGATTATTGAAAAATTTACCCGCTCAAAAAATTATTACCTCTAATTCAAGTGATTTGGTGTCGTTATTTCCTTTGGAGAGTATTTATCGATTAATCCGACTTCCAGATCAAATTGTCACTAAGTACATTTCACCTCATTCATTGAGTGTTGCCGATAGTCGACGCATTTTGTTCCATGTCCTTTATCGACGCCCTATAGCCCTATTTGCCCGTTGTTGGTTACTGGTTGAGGGTGAAACTGAAGTGTGGTTATTAAGAGAGCTCGCAGAACAAAGTGGTTATCACTTAAGTTCGGAAGGAATTCAATTGTTAGAATTTGCGCAATGTGGTTTAAAACCATTAATCCATTATGCAAATAAAATGGGCATTCGTTGGTACGTGATTACTGATGGCGATATGGCTGGAAAAAAATATGCCGAAACCGTGCAATCACAATGTGCTCCAGGTGAAAATCTAAACGATTATATTACTGTATTACCCGCGCGTGATATTGAAAACTTTTTATTCAAACATGGCTTTAGTCATGTCTATAAATTAGCTGCTTATAATACCGTTGCTCATATTGATATGTCGGTACCCAAAATTATTCAAAAGGCGATCCATAAAAGTTCAAAACCAGATTTGGCTATT
This Gilliamella sp. ESL0443 DNA region includes the following protein-coding sequences:
- the glyA gene encoding serine hydroxymethyltransferase, translated to MFSKEMTIADYDKELWDAIKGEEQRQEDHLELIASENYTSPRVMQAQGTQLTNKYAEGYPGKRYYGGCEYVDIVEQLAIERAKALFGADYANVQPHSGSQANFAVYMALLKPGDTVLGMNLSQGGHLTHGSPVSFSGKLYNVVAYGVDETGHIDYDQLAKTALESKPKMIIGGFSAYSGVIDWKRMREIADSVGAFLFVDMAHVAGLVAAGVYPNPVPFAHVVTTTTHKTLGGPRGGLILAKGGSEELYKKLNSAVFPGAQGGPLIHVIAAKAVALKEAMEPAYQEYQKQVVKNAQAMVDVIIKRGYKVVSGETKNHLFLIDLVDKKITGKEADAALGSANITVNKNSVPNDPQSPFVTSGVRIGTPAITRRGFKEEESRELANWICDVLDNIDDEQAIQAVKQKVLAICHRLPVYQH
- a CDS encoding TIGR01212 family radical SAM protein (This family includes YhcC from E. coli K-12, an uncharacterized radical SAM protein.); translated protein: MQLHLVVNTFGADLQRRYGEKIYKLTLHGGFSCPNRDGTIGVGGCTFCNVASIIDESIQVKTISQQLAQQAHQMKKSKRYLAYFQAYTSTYAEVEILKNMYEEALNNADIVGLCVGTRPDCVPDEALDLLASYHAKGFEVWLELGLQTAHDKTLHSINRGHTFDVYHQTVQKARRLGIKVCTHLIIGLPKETKQDNLITLDCVLNSGVDGLKLHPLHIVEGSIMAKAWRAGRLDVLSLEQYVDIAGDIIRQTPANILYHRISANARKPTLLAPDWCENHWQSMNAVDNNLRQFGAQGSAINDTYHFEL
- a CDS encoding DMT family transporter produces the protein MNKDIFFNNKYVILFLFLVVCFTWGTTWIGIKIAVETVNPLLAAGLRFVIAFPFLVLITIIAKSPILFPRKSFHFFLLLTLFYFTIPYYLISFGEQYVSSGLTSLLFSTMPIFSIIFAKIILKDKIYINQVIGITVGFLCLMYILISEGFILSYSDFWGVISILLAALMHGFLYVYSKKAGEGINVFTFNTLPIGVAGIALCLLSFTFEEKNFQTISLNSWLALIYLGIFASVFGFIAYFFLLKRMSPVVLSFIFIIFPVVAIFFHRFMSIKSFQLTSSFVQSLCCVGLL
- a CDS encoding glycosyltransferase family 4 protein, producing MQLAFCIYKYFPFGGLQRDFLQIATACQARGHQIRVYVLDWQGDKPAGIDIIIVPQKGFSNHSRNQAYYHWVKAHIQANPVNCVVGFNKMPDLDVYFAGDTCFAEKVAHKGFFYRLSKRCKHYLAFENSVFSRSSQTKIMVLTKQQIQDFKNHYHTQDERFFLLPPGIALDRKYCADSPKKREQFRQANQISLDDFVIVQIGSDFKRKGVDRSLRAIAALPDALRQKVSYLVVGQDNPEPYQKLADDLGISKQVRFFSGRNDIPDFLFSADLLLHPARQEAAGMVLIEALAAGVPVIVSDISGYAYHISQANAGIVLPEPYDQSTLNQALERSISDKEQWGNWHNHAIAYGDSEDLYHLAQRAADIILGCRYE
- the rfaP gene encoding lipopolysaccharide core heptose(I) kinase RfaP gives rise to the protein MNEIKLKSPFKELWLGKDPFTEVELISGKVYRAVKQRKTLNFELDGESYFIKIHRGSTVKEIVKNLISLRLPVLDAKQEWDAIHRLEQVGVNTMDGRAFGRKGLNPLTRHSFIITKDLNPTISLEDFTRPWLDNPPSYHLKRSLTIYLANMTAKMHGAGVNHRDCYLCHFLLDLPLYENSEEIKLSVIDLHRAQTRDKVPTRWRDKDLIGLYFSSINIGLTQRDIWRFLRTYFNKPIKAIVRDEHKLIDSAKRKAERIAKRTEKYQL
- a CDS encoding DUF2813 domain-containing protein; protein product: MFIEQIDIKGFRGIKQLSLKLNAKSSVLIGENQWGKSSLLSALKLLTLDNKFYQFVDSDFYYDNDDGNHISINVVYCESYPNQLNEQAYQPLQAVSYSSQLDNLYRITYQMSAQKSVDSIITEHHLLNEHGQLLKLDDSKLLIAILINLNPVMPLKNSINAKDLPVTNQPLSQHFIDQLSEQLKAHSEQLSQAELNRGLQAARSLLEYYFVDYQQRSNYKKMAQKNSPKVEDWNSLERINNILDDLNNDYLRTALLGIFGSIVNAKGDNPLSHSSVPILILEEPESQLHPIILSVGFRLLKNLPAQKIITSNSSDLVSLFPLESIYRLIRLPDQIVTKYISPHSLSVADSRRILFHVLYRRPIALFARCWLLVEGETEVWLLRELAEQSGYHLSSEGIQLLEFAQCGLKPLIHYANKMGIRWYVITDGDMAGKKYAETVQSQCAPGENLNDYITVLPARDIENFLFKHGFSHVYKLAAYNTVAHIDMSVPKIIQKAIHKSSKPDLAIAVCDDAKARGIIAIPRLLTDTFAKLVKTSKSLL